One region of Esox lucius isolate fEsoLuc1 chromosome 17, fEsoLuc1.pri, whole genome shotgun sequence genomic DNA includes:
- the LOC105008946 gene encoding immunoglobulin-like and fibronectin type III domain-containing protein 1 isoform X4 codes for MTTLAATTPPPGQVAIKRRSRVPGVMITQFVEEIPQGKSTPDFTRKPFALTVQEGKLAFFKCMVSGVPTPQITWARSQGPLEDPVKYVSRYDKIMEEYIIEIPNVTAEQADTYKCFATNEFGKAVCTAKLNVIEVGFKKKTGLNKAAPEDYRKMLKKNVVRTKPQLKKEEGKIDPKFWEVLLSSPRMDYEKVCMEYGVKDFRWMLKQLNLKKKEREEEQAKVVEKLENLKQIEVKTDGSAEFELDMVLKDPESQVLLYKDGINVAYSDNGSGKHNLKKIGQKYTFSINDLIPDDAGLYQVDVEDATCFSTDFKIIPVEFIVKIQDVKVKEREDAIFECVLSQAFPKILWTGNNVPLEQGDKFDIKISEDHLIHRLKVKNCEQVDSGVYTAMASIASCSACLVVEAKDYQNTLGKKDRKSTMVGGGGLATIAADWATINAEKSGNQQDEHDLSATKCAQAEKDISGGEVPTAGVTAAVTGARKGVGNSSLHPILEGKEHIQRTQTLSEDAESCTEFMRHKKKNNINSGLSDIFATRGKQAELVCNISHEVDGAWFKDGKKLFSMDGLTIVKDGTSHKLIIHNCRDDDTGGYHFEAEGFKSEAKITVGDIANFDADNLHKFSKPVTVKAGQNASWKMSYTPQDNLKVKWFKEGKELMDGGGVKLVKEANHSRLLLRECLRSDVGQIKIQLTNPYGTIEATSRLIVLDKPGPPEGPVKILETTSTLIELQWGAPMDDGGSPVTNYIIERQQVGQTIWKEIGNVTADKTTYKDMNVVHGKLYIYKIYAVNPEGTSDALQTKKTMAGVMILEYAVKDVVEGAEYEFRISAICISGAGEFSPPSVMVCVKNPNKKPFFKVPVDYMLIRAGNSVRMKVLYEAEPPPVITWLKDDEPISSFIQIINTEGCSQLVIPSSKRTDSGIYTIVAKNKIGEASFNIEVLVTDEPNAPGEVALEQIVHGKVIVSWEASPDQKLDNRLHYMVAEHNSETRIWHTVADRIFSNSFTAHNILTGREYHYKIYAKNDMGISDPSVSPTWGANSNKISVYTNAPVAVSFERPPSVLVPLKVHSTPTGYQLYMTCAIRGCPAPTVTWHLNDVCINGDSNYYITNSYGVCSIYILRVQPKDAGEYKVVAVNSFGKAECSTRLVVKD; via the exons ATGACGACACTAGCGGCAACCACCCCGCCCCCAGGTCAGG TTGCTATCAAAAGAAGATCAAGAGTCCCTGGGGTTATGATAACTCAGTTTGTGGAAGAAATACCACAAGGAAAGAGTACCCCAGATTTTACCCGCAAACCCTTTGCTTTGACTGTACAAGAGG GGAAATTAGCCTTTTTCAAATGTATGGTAAGTGGAGTGCCTACACCACAAATCACTTGGGCAAGGAGCCAAGGCCCACTTGAGGATCCTGTGAAGTATGTCAGTAGATATGATAAGATTATGGAGGAATACATTATTGAG ATACCCAATGTAACAGCAGAACAAGCTGACACCTACAAATGTTTTGCCACCAATGAATTTGGAAAAGCTGTCTGCACAGCCAAATTGAATGTTATTGAGG ttggATTCAAGAAAAAAACAG GTTTAAATAAGGCGGCCCCAGAAGACTACAGAAAAATGCTTAAGAAGAA TGTTGTACGAACTAAACCACAACTAAAGAAGGAGGAAGGAAAGATTGATCCCAAGTTCTGGGAAGTGTTGCTGAGCTCACCTAGGATGGACTatgagaaggtctgtatggagtatGGAGTCAAAGACTTCCGCTGGATGCTAAAGCAGCTAAACctaaagaagaaagagagagaagaggagcaaGCGAAG GTTGTTGAAAAACTAGAAAATCTGAAACAGATTGAGGTGAAAACAGATGGCTCAGCCGAGTTTGAACTGGACATGGTACTCAAGGATCCCGAAAGTCAGGTTCTCCTTTACAAG GATGGGATCAATGTTGCCTACAGTGACAATGGCAGTGGAAAGCACAACCTTAAAAAAATTGGCCAAAAGTATACATTTAGCATAAATGACCTGATTCCAGATGACGCTGGATTGTACCAGGTGGACGTTGAGGATGCCACATGTTTCTCAACTGATTTTAAGA TTATACCTGTAGAGTTCATTGTGAAGATTCAGGATGTGAAGGttaaggagagagaggatgccATCTTTGAGTGTGTCTTGTCGCAGGCATTTCCAAAGATTTTGTGGACCGGAAACAATGTCCCTCTTGAACAAGGGGACAAGTTTGACATCAAAATATCTGAAGACCACCTCATTCACCGTTTGAAGGTGAAAAATTGTGAGCAAGTCGACAGTGGAGTGTACACTGCCATGGCTAGCATTGCCTCCTGCAGTGCCTGTCTTGTTGTGGAAG CCAAGGATTACCAAAACACGCTTGGGAAAAAGGACAGGAAATCAACCATGGTTGGTGGAGGAGGATTGGCTACAATAGCTGCAGATTGGGCTACGATAAATGCAGAGAAGTCAGGTAATCAGCAGGACGAGCATGACTTGAGCGCAACCAAATGTGCCCAAGCAGAAAAGGACATTTCGGGTGGAGAAGTGCCAACAGCAGGAGTGACTGCAGCAGTTACAGGAGCTAGAAAGGGAGTTGGAAATTCTTCACTCCATCCAATTCTTGAGGGTAAAG AACATATTCAGAGAACACAAACACTGAGTGAAGATGCTGAGTCTTGCACTGAATTCATGAGGCATAAGAAAA aaaacaacattaacagtggACTGTCAGATATCTTTGCTACCCGTGGCAAGCAAGCAGAACTGGTTTGCAATATAAGCCATGAGGTTGATGGTGCCTGGTTCAAGGATGGAAAGAAG CTATTCTCCATGGATGGGCTAACTATTGTCAAAGACGGAACCAGTCACAAGTTGATCATTCATAACTGCAGAGATGATGACACTGGGGGATATCACTTTGAAGCTGAAGGTTTTAAATCAGAGGCAAAGATCACTGTGGGAG ATATAGCTAACTTTGATGCTGACAACCTTCACAAGTTCTCTAAGCCTGTGACAGTAAAAGCAGGTCAGAATGCATCCTGGAAAATGTCTTATACACCCCAGGACAACTTGAAGGTGAAATGGTTTAAAGAGGGCAAAGAGCTTATGGATGGTGGAGGGGTCAAGTTGGTGAAGGAGGCCAACCACAGCCGGCTGTTGCTCCGGGAATGTCTGCGTTCTGATGTTGGACAGATTAAGATTCAACTTACAAACCCATACGGCACTATTGAGGCCACATCTCGACTCATTGTCCTTG ACAAGCCTGGCCCACCAGAAGGCCCGGTGAAAATCTTGGAGACCACCTCCACTTTGATTGAGCTGCAGTGGGGTGCTCCCATGGATGACGGAGGAAGCCCGGTGACAAACTACATCATTGAGCGCCAGCAGGTGGGACAGACCATTTGGAAAGAGATTGGGAATGTCACAGCTGACAAAACAACCTACAAGGACATGAATGTGGTTCATGGCAAGTTGTACATCTACAAGATATATGCAGTGAACCCAGAGGGGACCAGTGATGCACTGcagacaaagaaaacaatggCTGGTGTAATGA TTCTGGAGTATGCAGTGAAAGATGTAGTTGAGGGGGCTGAGTATGAATTCAGGATATCTGCCATCTGTATTTCTGGCGCCGGAGAGTTCAGTCCTCCCTCTGTGATGGTCTGTGTAAAGAATCCCAACA AGAAGCCTTTTTTCAAAGTTCCCGTGGACTACATGTTGATCAGAGCAGGAAATTCAGTGAGAATGAAAGTTCTCTATGAG GCTGAGCCCCCACCCGTGATTACTTGGTTGAAGGATGATGAGCCCATATCCAGTTTTATACAGATCATTAACACAGAAGGCTGTTCCCAGCTTGTGATCCCCTCATCAAAACGCACTGATTCGGGAATCTACACCATTGTGGCTAAGAATAAAATTGGAGAGGCCAGCTTTAACATTGAGGTTCTAGTCACAG ATGAACCAAATGCACCTGGTGAAGTGGCGCTGGAGCAGATTGTCCACGGCAAAGTCATTGTGTCTTGGGAGGCCTCTCCAGACCAGAAGCTGGACAACAGGCTGCATTACATGGTGGCCGAGCATAACTCTGAGACACGTATATGGCACACTGTGGCAGACCGCATCTTTAGCAACTCATTCACAGCCCATAACATCCTGACAGGCAGGGAGTACCACTATAAAATCTATGCAAAGAATGATATGGGCATTTCAGATCCCTCAGTGTCTCCTACTTGGGGTGCCAacagcaacaaaa